In Drosophila nasuta strain 15112-1781.00 chromosome 2R, ASM2355853v1, whole genome shotgun sequence, a single genomic region encodes these proteins:
- the LOC132783861 gene encoding transmembrane protein 47 isoform X1 codes for MTEMYKKQQQSMQPTQQQQHQQGSIGIYNTNKMNVIPNYTLSGMSSFDAESLPDYSEFDSESVTLDYYKESVLRPGADRMAPTTTIETITITRPLKVIAFICGVIVVVLMIMALASTDWLMAAGWRQGLFVHCIEEDSMAPLPFNIQDPPGCYWTRDIAYIKATAALCIITLITDVIATVLTGLGLKTQNHNLKYKFYRIAVLVMLVSLLAVLSALIVYPVCFAGELTMANRRVWEFGWAYGVGWGAAIFLFGAVVLLLCDKESEEIYYKERKIVHENQMRA; via the exons ATGAcggaaatgtataaaaaacaacaacagtctaTGCAGCCtacgcagcaacaacaacatcaacaaggCAGCATTGGCATCTATAACACTAACAAAATGAACGTAATACCAAATTATACGTTGAGTGGAATGAGCTCCTTTGATGCCGAATCACTGCCTGATTATTCAGAGTTTGATTCCGAATCGGTAACTTTGGATTATTACAAGGAAAG TGTACTACGTCCTGGAGCGGACAGAATGGCGCCGACAACGACAATTGAAACCATAACAATCACAAGGCCGCTCAAG GTGATTGCATTTATCTGTGGCGTCATCGTAGTGGTCCTTATGATCATGGCCCTGGCATCCACAGACTGGCTAATGGCCGCCGGCTGGCGTCAAGGTCTCTTTGTGCACTGCATCGAAGAGGACTCGATGGCGCCGCTGCCATTCAATATACAGGATCCTCCTGGCTGCTATTGGACCCGCGATATTG CCTACATCAAGGCCACCGCAGCGCTTTGCATTATCACATTGATAACGGACGTGATTGCCACAGTGCTGACGGGATTGGGCCTCAAGACACAGAATCATAATctcaaatataaattctatCGAATAGCTGTACTCGTCATGCTCGTCTCAT TGCTGGCTGTTTTGTCCGCTTTGATTGTCTATCCAGTCTGCTTTGCAGGCGAACTCACAATGG CGAATCGACGAGTATGGGAGTTTGGCTGGGCCTATGGCGTCGGCTGGGGCGCAGCTATATTCCTGTTTGGTGCGGTGGTTTTGCTGCTCTGCGACAAGGAATCCGAGGAGATCTACTATAAGGAGAGGAAAATTGTACATGAAAACCAAATGCGCGCCTAG
- the LOC132783861 gene encoding transmembrane protein 47 isoform X2, with protein MAPTTTIETITITRPLKVIAFICGVIVVVLMIMALASTDWLMAAGWRQGLFVHCIEEDSMAPLPFNIQDPPGCYWTRDIAYIKATAALCIITLITDVIATVLTGLGLKTQNHNLKYKFYRIAVLVMLVSLLAVLSALIVYPVCFAGELTMANRRVWEFGWAYGVGWGAAIFLFGAVVLLLCDKESEEIYYKERKIVHENQMRA; from the exons ATGGCGCCGACAACGACAATTGAAACCATAACAATCACAAGGCCGCTCAAG GTGATTGCATTTATCTGTGGCGTCATCGTAGTGGTCCTTATGATCATGGCCCTGGCATCCACAGACTGGCTAATGGCCGCCGGCTGGCGTCAAGGTCTCTTTGTGCACTGCATCGAAGAGGACTCGATGGCGCCGCTGCCATTCAATATACAGGATCCTCCTGGCTGCTATTGGACCCGCGATATTG CCTACATCAAGGCCACCGCAGCGCTTTGCATTATCACATTGATAACGGACGTGATTGCCACAGTGCTGACGGGATTGGGCCTCAAGACACAGAATCATAATctcaaatataaattctatCGAATAGCTGTACTCGTCATGCTCGTCTCAT TGCTGGCTGTTTTGTCCGCTTTGATTGTCTATCCAGTCTGCTTTGCAGGCGAACTCACAATGG CGAATCGACGAGTATGGGAGTTTGGCTGGGCCTATGGCGTCGGCTGGGGCGCAGCTATATTCCTGTTTGGTGCGGTGGTTTTGCTGCTCTGCGACAAGGAATCCGAGGAGATCTACTATAAGGAGAGGAAAATTGTACATGAAAACCAAATGCGCGCCTAG
- the LOC132786298 gene encoding meiosis-specific nuclear structural protein 1, whose amino-acid sequence METTVKALSNVRDQAPAIVITGRPKLSVSVDADLVYKNEKFFGTLMNETRLLDSVLSKENPQRQQAAQFETAMSDELKKLKQQQFVDRTRRQQLRNDCEELRILAEQLRLAAITKELDEHIVERHRNRQLAKDAKVKGNERAEAQRLQKLAQEQERELLKKQEQIRFRESLSSQIEQTQLRRKHQCVKTAAEREESIVIQRRIEEEDKAEQLQMLRIKQKNLQCHLEHMKQKHEYKEREKALSAEMAAKLEQEQAQRAQQKDEIEAARRAAQLKQEQISLKIGKQVQEIENVKRQRDNLLLDLLQAEYKAKDDERHRQQLEQEQLERLRARQELERYRACMRERSLEDARLRQQQIVERTQETVESQEIEEIAKERTRRREHGALLLSMIEENNRKRAEAAAENVQFFDMKAKSEAELQHRIEEERLKMLSSVPAEVLQYLPKHALSQADRKRFNIRSKTEILQ is encoded by the exons ATGGAAACGACCGTAAAAGCTTTATCGAACGTTAGGGACCAAGCTCCAGCAATTGTTATCACGGGTCGTCCCAAGCTCTCAGTGTCCGTTGACGCGGATCTTGTttacaaaaacgaaaaattctTTGGCACTCTGATGAACGAAACCCGGCTGCTGGACTCGGTGCTATCCAAAGAGAATCCACAACGGCAACAAGCTGCCCAATTCGAAACCGCCATGTCCGACGAGCTGAAGAAGctgaagcaacagcaatttgtGGATCGAACGCGACGTCAACAACTGCGCAACGACTGCGAAGAGCTACGAATTTTAGCTGAGCAACTGCGACTGGCGGCCATCACAAAGGAGCTAGATGAGCACATAGTTGAGCGCCACAGAAATCGTCAGCTGGCGAAGGACGCCAAGGTAAAGGGCAATGAGCGTGCCGAGGCTCAAAGGCTGCAAAAGTTGGCCCAAGAACAGGAGCGGGAGCTGCTTAAGAAGCAGGAGCAAATCCGTTTTCGCGAGAGTCTCTCATCCCAGATTGAACAAACGCAGCTACGACGCAAGCATCAATGCGTCAAGACCGCAGCAGAACGCGAGGAGAGCATTGTTATCCAGCGACGCATCGAGGAGGAAGACAAAGCGGAGCAGCTGCAGATGCTGAGGATAAAGCAAAAGAATCTGCAGTGCCATCTGGAGCATATGAAGCAGAAGCACGAGTACAAGGAGCGCGAGAAAGCGCTGAGTGCAGAGATGGCGGCCAAGCTGGAGCAGGAGCAAGCGCAACGAGCGCAACAGAAGGACGAAATCGAGGCGGCGAGACGAGCAGCGCAATTGAAGCAGGAGCAGATTAGCCTGAAGATTGGGAAACAAGTGCAAGAGATTGAG AACGTGAAGCGTCAGCGCGACAATCTACTGCTCGATCTGCTGCAGGCGGAGTACAAAGCCAAGGATGATGAACGCCATCGGCAGCAGTTGGAGCAGGAGCAATTAGAACGTTTGCGCGCACGCCAGGAGCTTGAACGTTATCGCGCTTGCATGCGCGAACGCAGCTTGGAGGATGCACGCCTCCGGCAGCAACAGATTGTGGAGCGTACCCAGGAGACTGTGGAGAGTCAAGAGATTGAGGAGATTGCCAAGGAACGCACGCGTCGCAGGGAACATGGTGCTTTGCTGCTCTCCATGATTGAGGAAAATAATCGCAAGCGTGCCGAGGCGGCGGCAGAGAATGTCCAGTTCTTCGATATGAAAGCCAAATCGGAAGCGGAGCTCCAACATCGCATTGAAGAGGAGCGTCTTAAGATGCTCAGTTCTGTGCCCGCTGAAGTGCTTCAATATCTACCAAAACATGCGCTTTCCCAAGCCGACCGCAAGCGTTTCAACATTCGCTCGAAAACGGAAATCTTACAGTGA
- the LOC132785243 gene encoding autophagy-related protein 13 homolog: protein MSTQRLNAAEKDLEKFIKFLALKSTQVVVQSRLGEKIQTQCNPLAGNDWFNIVVQDHPDVLDETKRALSLKPGDSIMQRLPLCIEISLKTSEGDQMILEVWSLDLLPLDNNKAGGTEDTGNKGENENQVLKASHAIYNRMGIMLKSLISLTRTTPAYKLSRRQCPDSYGIFYRIYVDRPQVHTLGEGHKHVKIGQLNTIVGSLIMSVAYRTKLTISPTAGHHQTTTITTGTTTTAQQGTIMLKSDHFRPASDANSPTSQLSSFKPPTLGGIGGANGFEKVDKRHIDIEKPLRPGAFTDLGKLRQFTEHDFVLPETPPFEWLLRCNRQDSIESLHRKCESPVSNNNININNNNGSNGNLNHNNNILNINNNSAAFKSFEKVQVATSPIKSLLIPASRHNSAPTLQPQQQQQQSQPAQQQQPTTSSDDDSLLKELHFPFASPTSHVNDLAKFYRECYHAPPLRGLGELQAPSTVATSCGATAAATAAATASATAAAAAAAAAAIDGSMDDLSRQLEQFETSLEDYDKLVSQFGLSGSSSTGSRSSGGLQMSN, encoded by the coding sequence atgtcgaCACAACGGTTAAATGCAGCCGAAAAGGATTTGGAGAAATTCATCAAATTCCTGGCACTGAAGTCCACACAGGTTGTGGTGCAGTCACGCCTCGGCGAAAAGATACAAACCCAATGCAATCCGTTGGCTGGCAACGATTGGTTCAACATTGTGGTGCAGGATCATCCCGACGTCCTCGATGAAACGAAGCGTGCGTTATCCTTGAAACCCGGCGACAGCATCATGCAACGTCTGCCGCTCTGCATTGAGATCTCGCTGAAGACCAGTGAAGGTGATCAAATGATACTTGAGGTGTGGTCCTTGGATTTGCTACCCTTAGACAACAATAAAGCAGGAGGCACAGAAGACACGGGCAACAAAGGAGAGAATGAGAATCAAGTGCTGAAGGCTTCCCATGCCATCTACAATCGCATGGGCATCATGCTTAAGTCGCTGATATCTCTCACACGCACTACGCCCGCTTACAAATTGTCGCGTCGCCAATGTCCCGACTCCTATGGCATCTTCTATCGCATCTACGTCGATAGACCACAAGTGCACACACTCGGAGAGGGTCACAAGCACGTGAAGATTGGGCAGCTCAATACGATTGTGGGCTCACTGATTATGTCGGTGGCGTATCGCACCAAGTTGACCATTTCCCCTACCGCCGGACATCATCAgacaacgacaataacaacgggaacaacgacaacagcacaGCAGGGAACCATAATGCTCAAATCGGATCATTTTCGTCCTGCCAGCGATGCTAATTCGCCCACTTCGCAGCTATCCTCGTTTAAACCACCTACACTGGGCGGAATTGGTGGTGCAAATGGCTTCGAGAAGGTGGACAAGAGACACATTGACATTGAGAAGCCTTTGCGGCCGGGCGCTTTTACGGATCTGGGCAAGTTGCGACAGTTTACGGAGCATGATTTTGTGCTGCCCGAGACGCCGCCCTTCGAGTGGTTGTTGCGTTGCAATCGCCAAGATTCCATTGAATCCCTGCATCGCAAATGCGAATCACCAGTcagcaataataacataaatatcaacaataataatggcagcaatggcaatttaaatcataacaataacatcttgaatatcaacaacaactcagCGGCCTTCAAGAGCTTTGAGAAGGTTCAAGTTGCCACATCGCCCATCAAGAGTCTTTTAATACCTGCCTCTCGTCACAACTCAGCGCCCACGttgcaaccacagcagcaacagcagcaatctcAGCcagcgcaacaacagcagcctaCTACGTCTTCGGATGACGATAGTTTGCTGAAGGAGCTGCATTTTCCCTTTGCATCGCCTACATCGCATGTGAATGATCTGGCTAAATTCTACAGGGAATGCTATCATGCACCTCCATTGCGTGGTCTTGGGGAGTTGCAGGCACCGAGCACAGTGGCGACTAGTTGTGGCGccacagcagcggcaacagctgcagccacAGCATCCGCTACAgctgcagcggcggcggcagcagcagctgcaatcgATGGCAGCATGGATGATTTGTCGCGACAGCTGGAACAGTTTGAGACATCGCTGGAGGATTACGATAAGCTTGTCTCGCAATTTGGGTTAAGCGGTTCCTCGTCAActggcagccgcagcagcggcGGACTTCAGATGAGCAATTGA
- the LOC132786096 gene encoding LIM and senescent cell antigen-like-containing domain protein 1 isoform X2: MPPVQIQATNMSLSAMHCTRCADGFEPTEKIVNSNGELWHTQCFVCAQCFRPFQDGIFYEFEGRKYCERDFHVLFAPCCNKCGEFVIGRVIKAMSASWHPQCFRCQLCAKELADSGFIRNQNRALCHECNAKVKAEITGRYVCQKCHGLIDEEPLRFRGEVYHGYHFNCSSCGTELDATAREVKSRPGLAANDMNELYCLRCHDKMGIPICGACRRPIEERVVTALGKHWHVEHFVCAKCEKPFLGHRHYEKRGLAYCETHYHQLFGNLCFVCNQVIGGDVFTALNKAWCVHHFACSVCDTKMTQKSKFYEYDEKPVCKKCYERFPNELRRRLRTSHEMTMKKNV, translated from the exons ATGCCACCCGTTCA AATCCAGGCTACCAATATGTCGCTGAGTGCAATGCATTGCACGAGATGCGCGGATGGCTTTGAACCCACCGAGAAGATTGTCAACTCCAATGGCGAACTCTGGCACACACAATGCTTTGT TTGTGCTCAGTGTTTCCGGCCGTTCCAGGATGGCATTTTTTACGAATTTGAGGGTCGCAAGTACTGCGAACGTGATTTCCATGTGCTTTTTGCGCCATGCTGCAACAAGTGCGGCGAGTTCGTTATCGGCCGCGTTATCAAGGCCATGTCCGCCAGCTGGCATCCACAATGCTTCCGCTGCCAGCTGTGTGCCAAAGAGTTGGCCGACAGTGGCTTTATACGCAATCAGAATCGTGCACTTTGCCACGAATGCAATGCCAAGGTGAAGGCTGAGATCACTGGACGTTATGTGTGCCAAAAGTGTCA TGGTTTGATTGATGAGGAACCGCTGCGTTTCCGTGGAGAAGTCTATCATGGTTATCATTTCAATTGTTCATCTTGCGGCACCGAATTGGATGCCACAGCGCGTGAGGTCAAGAGTCGTCCAGGTCTAGCTGCCAATGATATG AATGAACTGTATTGTCTTCGCTGCCACGACAAAATGGGCATTCCCATTTGCGGCGCCTGTCGTCGTCCCATTGAGGAGCGTGTGGTCACAGCTCTGGGTAAGCACTGGCATGTGGAGCATTTCGTATGCGCCAAGTGTGAGAAACCCTTCCTGGGACATCGCCATTACGAGAAGCGCGGTCTGGCGTATTGCGAGACGCATTATCATCAACTGTTTGGCAATCTGTGCTTCGTGTGCAACCAGGTCATTGGTGGCGATG TTTTTACTGCGCTGAACAAGGCGTGGTGTGTGCATCACTTTGCCTGCTCCGTGTGCGACACCAAGATGACGCAAAAGTCAAAGTTCTACGAGTACGATGAGAAACCCGTCTGCAAGAAATGCTATGAACGTTTCCCCAACGAGCTGCGACGTCGTCTGCGCACCTCCCACGAGATGACCATGAAGAAGAATGTCTAG
- the LOC132786096 gene encoding LIM and senescent cell antigen-like-containing domain protein 1 isoform X1 produces MMYSKAEVIQATNMSLSAMHCTRCADGFEPTEKIVNSNGELWHTQCFVCAQCFRPFQDGIFYEFEGRKYCERDFHVLFAPCCNKCGEFVIGRVIKAMSASWHPQCFRCQLCAKELADSGFIRNQNRALCHECNAKVKAEITGRYVCQKCHGLIDEEPLRFRGEVYHGYHFNCSSCGTELDATAREVKSRPGLAANDMNELYCLRCHDKMGIPICGACRRPIEERVVTALGKHWHVEHFVCAKCEKPFLGHRHYEKRGLAYCETHYHQLFGNLCFVCNQVIGGDVFTALNKAWCVHHFACSVCDTKMTQKSKFYEYDEKPVCKKCYERFPNELRRRLRTSHEMTMKKNV; encoded by the exons ATGATGTACTCCAAAGCCGAAGT AATCCAGGCTACCAATATGTCGCTGAGTGCAATGCATTGCACGAGATGCGCGGATGGCTTTGAACCCACCGAGAAGATTGTCAACTCCAATGGCGAACTCTGGCACACACAATGCTTTGT TTGTGCTCAGTGTTTCCGGCCGTTCCAGGATGGCATTTTTTACGAATTTGAGGGTCGCAAGTACTGCGAACGTGATTTCCATGTGCTTTTTGCGCCATGCTGCAACAAGTGCGGCGAGTTCGTTATCGGCCGCGTTATCAAGGCCATGTCCGCCAGCTGGCATCCACAATGCTTCCGCTGCCAGCTGTGTGCCAAAGAGTTGGCCGACAGTGGCTTTATACGCAATCAGAATCGTGCACTTTGCCACGAATGCAATGCCAAGGTGAAGGCTGAGATCACTGGACGTTATGTGTGCCAAAAGTGTCA TGGTTTGATTGATGAGGAACCGCTGCGTTTCCGTGGAGAAGTCTATCATGGTTATCATTTCAATTGTTCATCTTGCGGCACCGAATTGGATGCCACAGCGCGTGAGGTCAAGAGTCGTCCAGGTCTAGCTGCCAATGATATG AATGAACTGTATTGTCTTCGCTGCCACGACAAAATGGGCATTCCCATTTGCGGCGCCTGTCGTCGTCCCATTGAGGAGCGTGTGGTCACAGCTCTGGGTAAGCACTGGCATGTGGAGCATTTCGTATGCGCCAAGTGTGAGAAACCCTTCCTGGGACATCGCCATTACGAGAAGCGCGGTCTGGCGTATTGCGAGACGCATTATCATCAACTGTTTGGCAATCTGTGCTTCGTGTGCAACCAGGTCATTGGTGGCGATG TTTTTACTGCGCTGAACAAGGCGTGGTGTGTGCATCACTTTGCCTGCTCCGTGTGCGACACCAAGATGACGCAAAAGTCAAAGTTCTACGAGTACGATGAGAAACCCGTCTGCAAGAAATGCTATGAACGTTTCCCCAACGAGCTGCGACGTCGTCTGCGCACCTCCCACGAGATGACCATGAAGAAGAATGTCTAG
- the LOC132786096 gene encoding LIM and senescent cell antigen-like-containing domain protein 1 isoform X3: MSLSAMHCTRCADGFEPTEKIVNSNGELWHTQCFVCAQCFRPFQDGIFYEFEGRKYCERDFHVLFAPCCNKCGEFVIGRVIKAMSASWHPQCFRCQLCAKELADSGFIRNQNRALCHECNAKVKAEITGRYVCQKCHGLIDEEPLRFRGEVYHGYHFNCSSCGTELDATAREVKSRPGLAANDMNELYCLRCHDKMGIPICGACRRPIEERVVTALGKHWHVEHFVCAKCEKPFLGHRHYEKRGLAYCETHYHQLFGNLCFVCNQVIGGDVFTALNKAWCVHHFACSVCDTKMTQKSKFYEYDEKPVCKKCYERFPNELRRRLRTSHEMTMKKNV, from the exons ATGTCGCTGAGTGCAATGCATTGCACGAGATGCGCGGATGGCTTTGAACCCACCGAGAAGATTGTCAACTCCAATGGCGAACTCTGGCACACACAATGCTTTGT TTGTGCTCAGTGTTTCCGGCCGTTCCAGGATGGCATTTTTTACGAATTTGAGGGTCGCAAGTACTGCGAACGTGATTTCCATGTGCTTTTTGCGCCATGCTGCAACAAGTGCGGCGAGTTCGTTATCGGCCGCGTTATCAAGGCCATGTCCGCCAGCTGGCATCCACAATGCTTCCGCTGCCAGCTGTGTGCCAAAGAGTTGGCCGACAGTGGCTTTATACGCAATCAGAATCGTGCACTTTGCCACGAATGCAATGCCAAGGTGAAGGCTGAGATCACTGGACGTTATGTGTGCCAAAAGTGTCA TGGTTTGATTGATGAGGAACCGCTGCGTTTCCGTGGAGAAGTCTATCATGGTTATCATTTCAATTGTTCATCTTGCGGCACCGAATTGGATGCCACAGCGCGTGAGGTCAAGAGTCGTCCAGGTCTAGCTGCCAATGATATG AATGAACTGTATTGTCTTCGCTGCCACGACAAAATGGGCATTCCCATTTGCGGCGCCTGTCGTCGTCCCATTGAGGAGCGTGTGGTCACAGCTCTGGGTAAGCACTGGCATGTGGAGCATTTCGTATGCGCCAAGTGTGAGAAACCCTTCCTGGGACATCGCCATTACGAGAAGCGCGGTCTGGCGTATTGCGAGACGCATTATCATCAACTGTTTGGCAATCTGTGCTTCGTGTGCAACCAGGTCATTGGTGGCGATG TTTTTACTGCGCTGAACAAGGCGTGGTGTGTGCATCACTTTGCCTGCTCCGTGTGCGACACCAAGATGACGCAAAAGTCAAAGTTCTACGAGTACGATGAGAAACCCGTCTGCAAGAAATGCTATGAACGTTTCCCCAACGAGCTGCGACGTCGTCTGCGCACCTCCCACGAGATGACCATGAAGAAGAATGTCTAG
- the LOC132786755 gene encoding uncharacterized protein LOC132786755, with translation MLSIVKHTLLIVLLLYVVPSPIVAVGQVKSLLSDLVANLTGDVTSTIVCVQDGAADALKDLLNGVTASSLGDTVITAIAPLLTNIDTSLVNILALVNTLLAAAT, from the exons ATGCTTTCAATTGTAAAACATACACTTTTAATTGTA CTTCTGTTGTATGTGGTGCCTTCGCCAATTGTGGCAGTTGGTCAAGTGAAGTCTCTCCTCTCTGATCTTGTTGCAAATTTAACTGGAGATGTGACTTCCACGATTGTTTGCGTTCAGGACGGCGCAGCCGATGCTTTGAAGGATTTGCTGAATGGCGTCACAGCTAGTAGTTTAGGGGATACGGTGATAACAGCCATAGCGCCACTTTTGACAAATATTGATACTTCGTTAGTTAATATTTTGGCTCTGGTAAATACTTTGCTTGCCGCTGCCActtaa